The Streptomyces sp. 135 sequence GCGCGTTGGCCGCGAGGCGTTCCAGGATCCCGGTGCCGCGCGGACCGGCGCCCACGATCACCAGCGAGTGCCTCACCGGGCACGCTCCGAGCCGCGCGCGTAGTACCGCTCGACGTAGTACTGCCCGACGCCGAGCACCGAGGTGACCACGACGTACCAGAGGGTGGCGACCAGCAGGAGCGGGATGACCTGGTAGGTGCGGTGGTAGACGAGCTGCACGGAGTAGAGCAGGTCCTGCACCGCGATGACGCTGACGATGGAGGTGCCCTTGAGCGTGCCGATCAGCATGTTCCCCGCGGGCGGCACGATGGAGCGCATCGCCTGCGGCAGCACGACGCGCCACCCGCGGCGCCACCGTCCGAGACCGAGCGACCGCGCGGCCTCGATCTGCCCGCGGTCGACGGAGAGGATGCCGCCGCGCACCACCTCGGCGGCGTACGCGGCCTCGTGCAGGGTGAGCCCGATGACGGCGATGGTCACGGGCCCGAGGAGGTCGACCGTCCTGACGCCGAACACCTGCGGGTACAGCGCCCCGATGTTGAACCAGAACAGCAGCTGGACCAGGATCGGCATCGACCTGAAGAACCAGACGTAGCCCCAACTGACGCTGCGCAGAACCGGGTTGGTGGAGAGCCTGCCCACGGCGAGCAGCGTGCCGAGCGCGAAGCCGAGCACCATGACGGCGGCGGTCAGCCAGAGCGTGAGCCCGAGGCCCCGCAGCACGGCCGCCGTGGTGAAGTAGTCGGCGACGACGTCCCATTGGAACGCCTCGTTGCGGGCGACGGAGCTGACGGCGAGCGCGAGCAGCGCGAGGACGAGAGCGGCGGCCGTCCACTGGCCCGCGCGGGGCCGGGGCACGATGCGGGGCGCGGCGGAGGCCGCTTCGGGATCTACGGGATCTACGGGATCTGCTTTGGCGAAGGTGCCGGAAGGCATGCGGAAGGCTCCGTGGATACGGGAGTTCGAACACGGGTGACGCCTTCACATGGACCGAGCCCCTCAGCTCGATCCGCCTCGAGATTACGGGCCGTTTCGCGCCCGCTGTCAAGGCTGTCCAGCATATGAGCCTTACGTCTCAGGGCAGTTGACGCACCACCGAATGCCTGTTCCACTTGGCCCATGCATCCGCAGCAGTGGCTGGTCACGCGCTCCCACATCGACTTCGGTCGAGTGTGGTCGGCGTCTTGTTGATGCCCTCCTGAGCCGACCCCCTGCGCCGCACGCACCGCCCGAGCCCGCTCCGCATCCGCTGAGCCGGCTCCGCCGCGCCCGGGTCGGCCCCCACGCTCCGCTCGCTTCGACGGCCGCGCGCCCGTGCGCCGTCACCCTCGCCTTCACACGCGCACCTCACCGCTCCGCCCGCCGCGAGCGGTGACACCCCTCCCCTCGAACGACCGCACCACCCCCCGCCTCGCTATGCCCTGCCCAGCTGGAGAACCACGCCATGAGAGCACAGTCATGAGCACAGCCATGCCCGCACCCGAGCGCTCCCGCCGCATCCCGGCGGCCTTCGCCCTGATCACCGCCGCCACCCTCGCCCTCACGGCCTGCGGCTCCGGGGGCGCCGCCGACACCACGGGCGGCGCCGCCCCCGCCGGAAAGACCGGCAGGATTCCCACCACGGATGTCGTCTCCTCGGTCGAGAAGAACCCGGCGGCCGCCCGGCTCCTGCCGCCGGACGTACGCGACCGGGGCACCCTCAGCGTCGCCGCCTCCGTCGGCGGCACCCCGCCCGGGGCCTTCTACCGGGAGGACGGCAGGACGATCACCGGGCAGGACATCGACTTCGCGGACGCCGTCGCCAAGGTCCTCGGGCTGCGGCTGAAACGCGAGGCCGCGAGCTTCGAGGCGATCCTGCCGGCCCTCGGCAGCGGCAAGTACGACCTCGGCACGGGCAACTTCGGCGTGACCGAGGAGCGTCGCAGGACCATCGACTTCGTCACGTACATCAACGACGGCCAGGGCTTCGCCGTCCGTCAGGACAGCGAGCTGACGAAGATCACCCACTTCGAACAGCTCTGCGGCCTGAACGTGGCGACCGGCGCCGGCACCACCTTCGAGGTGACGCTGGAGGACAACAAGCACCTCTGCGCGGAGGCCGGTAAGGAGCCGTACGCCGTCAAGACGTACGCCGAGCCGGGCGCCGTCTGGCCCGCCCTGCGGCAGGGCCGTGCCGACGTGGTGATGTCCACCATCAACGGCCTGCGTTACGCCGTGCGGCAGCAGGAGGGACTGCGGTTCCTCGGCGAGTACCGCCGCCTCGACGTCGGCTTCGCCTTCAAGAAGGGCACGAAGCTGGCGCCGGCGTTCCGGGCGGCGGTGAACCACCTGATCGAGGACGGCACGTACGACCGCATCCTGAAGAAGTGGGGCACCCGGGCCTCGGCGATCAGGACCTCCCGGATCTCCCCACCGGAGGTCAAGGGCTGACGTCCCGTTACCCGAGCGGCCTACAGCCCGCAGTCGCAGCAGGAGCAGCACTCGCAGATGCCGCGGCAGCCGCAGTCGCCATTGCCGTCGCAGCCGTTGCAGCAGCCCTCGCGCTTCTTGCGGGACCAGGGCCCTTCGTACTCGTCGGCGCAGCACATCTTGCAGGTGCAGCACAGCCCGATGGCGACCGCGCAGCCCGCCCAGAAGCCGCGCTTGCCCGGCTTGGGCGGCTGCGGCTCGAAGGCGGGCCCGCCACCGAAGCCACCCGGCCCGCCGGGCCCGCCGGGCGCGCCACCTCCGTACGGATTGCCGCCCCCGTACGGACCACCGACCCCGCCGTACGGATTTGCGAGCCGTACGGACCACCGGCCGGGTTCCCGTAGGAGCCGCCGCCCTGCTGCGGCCCCTGCTGCGGGGGCCCGAAGGAGCCCGCCTGAGGGGGCTGACGGGGCTGACGGGCTGTCACCTGGTGGCCGTGCCCGCACGCGTCGGTCCCGAAGGCGCGGTCGACCGAGCGGCCCAGTTCGTGCGCGAGCAAC is a genomic window containing:
- a CDS encoding amino acid ABC transporter permease, with the protein product MPSGTFAKADPVDPVDPEAASAAPRIVPRPRAGQWTAAALVLALLALAVSSVARNEAFQWDVVADYFTTAAVLRGLGLTLWLTAAVMVLGFALGTLLAVGRLSTNPVLRSVSWGYVWFFRSMPILVQLLFWFNIGALYPQVFGVRTVDLLGPVTIAVIGLTLHEAAYAAEVVRGGILSVDRGQIEAARSLGLGRWRRGWRVVLPQAMRSIVPPAGNMLIGTLKGTSIVSVIAVQDLLYSVQLVYHRTYQVIPLLLVATLWYVVVTSVLGVGQYYVERYYARGSERAR
- a CDS encoding ABC transporter substrate-binding protein — its product is MSTAMPAPERSRRIPAAFALITAATLALTACGSGGAADTTGGAAPAGKTGRIPTTDVVSSVEKNPAAARLLPPDVRDRGTLSVAASVGGTPPGAFYREDGRTITGQDIDFADAVAKVLGLRLKREAASFEAILPALGSGKYDLGTGNFGVTEERRRTIDFVTYINDGQGFAVRQDSELTKITHFEQLCGLNVATGAGTTFEVTLEDNKHLCAEAGKEPYAVKTYAEPGAVWPALRQGRADVVMSTINGLRYAVRQQEGLRFLGEYRRLDVGFAFKKGTKLAPAFRAAVNHLIEDGTYDRILKKWGTRASAIRTSRISPPEVKG